The following proteins are co-located in the Microbacterium immunditiarum genome:
- a CDS encoding amidohydrolase, which yields MTLARGERVAVIANVRLTGRDRLDPFGADPVDVHVADGVIADIAPAKALPRRGAVLDAAGSWLIPGLWDHHVHTVQWALVAQREALGHAASAAEAAAIMANAPVLADGRRVGTGFRDALWSDRPTLAMLDAATGEVPTYLINADVHSVWLNSVALRREGFEADESGFLREAPAFEISRRLNAVEPAVGDELVSAMATDAAARGVVGIVDLDMAWNEEAWARRLAGGFDALRVEFGVYPDLLDRAIAEGLRSGDLVRGAESGLVCVGPLKVITDGSLGTRTAACSHPYPGDPHNHGMLTVDPAHLVELMTRAMGAGLECAIHAIGDVANSHALDAFATTGAVGTIEHAQLVSAVDIPRFARLGVAASVQPEHAVDDRDLTDTIWAEQTAIPYPLRALADAGATLRFGSDAPVSPLDPWAALAAAVHRTRDGRPAWRPEQALGAATALAASTHGGSGDDAATIEPGVIADLAIVEYDPLTATEGELRGMRVSATMIEGRLTHVA from the coding sequence ATGACGCTCGCGCGCGGCGAGCGCGTCGCGGTCATCGCGAACGTGCGCCTGACCGGACGCGACCGCCTCGATCCGTTCGGCGCCGACCCCGTCGACGTCCACGTCGCGGACGGCGTGATCGCCGACATCGCCCCTGCGAAAGCGCTGCCGCGACGAGGCGCCGTGCTCGATGCCGCGGGGTCATGGCTCATTCCGGGGCTCTGGGACCACCACGTGCACACGGTCCAGTGGGCGCTGGTGGCGCAGCGGGAGGCGCTGGGGCACGCGGCATCCGCCGCGGAGGCGGCTGCGATCATGGCGAACGCACCCGTCCTCGCGGACGGCCGTCGCGTGGGCACCGGGTTCCGCGACGCGCTGTGGTCCGACCGGCCGACTCTCGCGATGCTCGACGCGGCGACCGGCGAGGTGCCGACGTACCTCATCAACGCCGACGTGCACAGCGTGTGGCTGAACTCCGTCGCGCTGCGGCGCGAGGGCTTCGAGGCCGATGAATCCGGCTTCCTGCGCGAGGCGCCCGCATTCGAGATCTCCCGGCGCCTGAACGCCGTCGAGCCGGCGGTCGGCGACGAGCTCGTCTCGGCGATGGCGACGGATGCCGCCGCGCGCGGCGTCGTCGGGATCGTCGACCTCGACATGGCGTGGAACGAGGAGGCCTGGGCGCGGCGGCTCGCCGGCGGGTTCGATGCGCTCCGTGTCGAGTTCGGCGTGTATCCGGACCTCCTCGATCGCGCGATCGCCGAAGGGCTGCGCTCGGGCGACCTCGTGCGCGGTGCGGAGTCCGGCCTCGTGTGCGTCGGCCCGCTCAAGGTCATCACCGACGGCTCACTCGGCACGCGCACGGCGGCGTGCTCGCATCCGTACCCCGGCGATCCGCACAACCACGGCATGCTCACCGTGGATCCCGCCCACCTCGTCGAGCTCATGACGCGCGCGATGGGCGCGGGCCTGGAGTGCGCGATCCACGCGATCGGCGACGTCGCGAACTCTCACGCGCTCGACGCGTTCGCCACGACGGGCGCGGTCGGAACGATCGAGCACGCGCAGCTCGTCTCGGCCGTCGACATCCCGCGCTTCGCCCGGCTCGGTGTCGCCGCGAGCGTGCAGCCCGAGCACGCCGTGGACGACCGCGACCTGACCGACACGATCTGGGCGGAGCAGACGGCGATCCCGTACCCGCTGCGCGCGCTGGCCGACGCGGGCGCGACCCTGCGGTTCGGATCGGACGCCCCCGTCTCGCCCCTCGATCCGTGGGCGGCCCTCGCGGCCGCGGTCCATCGCACGCGCGACGGGCGTCCCGCGTGGCGTCCCGAGCAGGCGCTCGGCGCCGCGACGGCTCTTGCCGCGTCGACGCACGGCGGCTCGGGCGACGACGCCGCCACGATCGAGCCCGGCGTGATCGCGGACCTCGCGATCGTCGAGTACGACCCGCTCACGGCGACGGAGGGCGAGCTGCGAGGCATGCGCGTCTCCGCGACGATGATCGAAGGCCGCCTGACGCACGTGGCCTGA
- a CDS encoding Fpg/Nei family DNA glycosylase, whose amino-acid sequence MPEGHSVHRIARQFDRNFVGRTVTASSPQGRFAEGAAVISGRTVTSVRAVGKQMFLEFDDDIWLRVHLGMYGAWDFAGEILVDPTIASANGRMGQTNQRGTTLEDEPILDSAGENSLTSIGAPRRTRVHVRMSEQTTGLPDEGAEWPPPIVGQVRLRLLTDVTCADLRGPTACELLTPDEVSAVIAKLGPDPLVDDVQEGEERFVSVVRRKPTSIALLLMDPSVVSGIGNVYRAELLFRARLNPHTPGRDVPEEVVRELWRDWVRLLSIGVETGQMMTMDGLGPDAYRKAMAHRDDRHWVYHRAGLPCRVCGTAIVVEELATRKLYWCPTCQA is encoded by the coding sequence ATGCCCGAGGGCCATTCCGTCCATCGGATCGCCCGCCAGTTCGACCGCAACTTCGTCGGCCGCACGGTGACGGCGTCCAGTCCGCAGGGCAGGTTCGCCGAGGGCGCCGCCGTGATCTCGGGGCGCACCGTGACGAGCGTGCGCGCGGTCGGCAAGCAGATGTTCCTCGAGTTCGACGACGACATCTGGCTGCGCGTCCACCTCGGCATGTACGGCGCGTGGGACTTCGCCGGCGAGATCCTCGTCGACCCGACGATCGCCTCGGCGAACGGACGCATGGGCCAGACGAACCAGCGGGGCACGACGCTCGAAGACGAGCCGATCCTGGACTCCGCAGGCGAGAACTCGCTCACGTCGATCGGCGCGCCGCGGCGGACCCGCGTGCACGTGCGCATGTCGGAGCAGACGACGGGCCTGCCCGACGAGGGCGCCGAGTGGCCGCCCCCGATTGTGGGTCAGGTGCGCCTGCGGCTGCTCACCGACGTGACGTGCGCTGACCTGCGCGGGCCGACCGCGTGCGAGCTTCTCACGCCCGACGAGGTGTCGGCAGTGATCGCGAAGCTCGGTCCGGACCCGCTCGTCGACGACGTGCAGGAGGGCGAGGAGCGCTTCGTGTCGGTCGTGCGGCGCAAGCCGACCTCGATCGCGCTCCTGCTCATGGACCCGAGCGTCGTGAGCGGCATCGGCAACGTCTACCGCGCCGAGCTGCTGTTTCGCGCCCGCCTCAACCCGCACACGCCGGGCCGCGACGTCCCCGAGGAGGTCGTACGCGAGCTGTGGCGCGACTGGGTGCGTCTGCTCTCGATCGGCGTCGAGACGGGTCAGATGATGACGATGGACGGGCTCGGCCCCGACGCGTACCGCAAGGCGATGGCGCACCGCGACGATCGCCACTGGGTGTACCACCGCGCCGGGCTGCCGTGCCGCGTGTGCGGCACCGCGATCGTCGTCGAGGAGCTCGCGACTCGCAAGCTGTACTGGTGCCCGACCTGCCAGGCGTGA
- a CDS encoding nucleotidyltransferase domain-containing protein, translating to MTIALPPLDDVRIWPHQLETVERVFAHFSAQPDVEALLLTGSLAHGFGTEASDVDIVIVVPHDEFERRLAVPDTGFVSHDLSTYEGGYVDGKYVSRRFLEDVAARGDDATRWGYQDARVLFSRAPGLDETLTGVVRFPVEEQAQRRERFVSQALAWRWYHEQGWEKQNPYLRGISLNRAVLFACRIVLNENAMLFPFHKWLLRVTADAPNRPVGLLDDISALYDDPTVERVDDLVHGVLEHYGVDVAAAEKTWGAWFMRDTEWSWIDGPAPVDDL from the coding sequence GTGACCATTGCCCTCCCCCCGCTCGACGACGTGCGCATCTGGCCGCACCAGCTCGAGACCGTCGAGCGCGTCTTTGCGCACTTCTCCGCCCAGCCCGACGTCGAGGCTCTGCTGCTCACCGGCTCGCTCGCGCACGGCTTCGGCACCGAGGCATCCGATGTCGACATCGTGATCGTCGTGCCGCACGACGAGTTCGAGCGTCGGCTCGCCGTGCCCGACACCGGCTTCGTCAGCCACGACCTCAGCACCTACGAAGGCGGGTACGTCGACGGCAAGTACGTCTCGCGGCGCTTCCTCGAGGACGTCGCCGCGCGCGGGGACGACGCGACGCGGTGGGGCTACCAGGACGCGCGCGTGCTGTTCTCGCGCGCGCCCGGCCTCGACGAGACGCTCACGGGGGTCGTGCGCTTCCCGGTCGAGGAACAAGCGCAGCGGCGCGAGCGGTTCGTGTCGCAGGCGCTCGCGTGGCGCTGGTACCACGAGCAGGGGTGGGAGAAGCAGAACCCCTACCTGCGCGGCATCTCGCTGAACCGCGCGGTGCTGTTCGCGTGCCGCATCGTGCTGAACGAGAACGCGATGCTCTTCCCCTTCCACAAGTGGCTGCTGCGGGTCACAGCGGATGCCCCGAACCGGCCCGTCGGGCTGCTCGACGACATCTCGGCGCTCTACGACGATCCGACCGTGGAGCGCGTCGACGATCTTGTGCACGGCGTGCTCGAGCACTATGGCGTCGACGTCGCCGCGGCCGAGAAGACATGGGGCGCGTGGTTCATGCGCGACACCGAGTGGTCGTGGATCGACGGGCCGGCGCCCGTCGACGATCTGTGA
- a CDS encoding response regulator, with translation MADPRTETTDAGLRVVLVEDSVLLREGLVRLFDEAGYVTAGAFGDADDIVARVRGAEADVAILDVRLPPTFRDEGIKAAIRLRAEAPEVGILVLSQYVEGLYARELLAGGDGGIGYLLKDRVTSLDEFTDAVRRVNGGGTVLDPLVVRELLAARPDPLERLTPRERDVLELMAEGRSNASIAERLFIGVGAVEKNISSIFAKLGLEETGSEHRRVLAVLAFTQRS, from the coding sequence ATGGCCGATCCGCGAACCGAGACGACGGATGCCGGACTTCGCGTCGTGCTCGTCGAGGACTCCGTCCTCCTGCGCGAGGGCCTCGTGCGGCTCTTCGACGAGGCCGGCTACGTGACGGCGGGCGCGTTCGGCGACGCGGACGACATCGTCGCGCGGGTGCGCGGCGCCGAAGCGGATGTCGCGATCCTCGACGTGCGGCTTCCCCCGACGTTCCGCGACGAGGGCATCAAGGCGGCGATCCGCCTCCGTGCGGAGGCTCCTGAGGTCGGGATCCTCGTGCTCAGCCAGTACGTGGAGGGGCTGTACGCGCGAGAGCTGCTCGCGGGCGGCGACGGCGGCATCGGCTACCTGCTCAAGGACCGCGTCACGTCGCTCGATGAGTTCACGGACGCCGTGCGCCGCGTGAACGGGGGCGGCACCGTGCTCGATCCGCTCGTCGTGCGCGAACTGCTCGCCGCGCGACCGGACCCGCTCGAACGCCTCACTCCGCGCGAGCGGGATGTGCTCGAGCTCATGGCCGAGGGCCGCAGCAACGCGAGCATCGCGGAGCGACTGTTCATCGGCGTGGGCGCGGTCGAGAAGAACATCAGCTCGATCTTCGCGAAGCTCGGGCTCGAGGAGACGGGCAGCGAGCACCGGCGCGTGCTCGCGGTGCTCGCCTTCACGCAGCGATCGTGA
- a CDS encoding sensor histidine kinase, giving the protein MTTTTTDTAVAPPQQRAAEGFWATYGRWWVNAPGSAVYLLVVFALAMTSIGVLASFFWTGIGLLILVIGLPMVALTLLIARVFGVVDRFLLGLTGLPRVAEPEWNRDAPDAGGFWMTLTRPIRNGHYWSYLVHGMIVNPIISTISFALTVTWLSVGLGGLTYWFWGVFLPRDDAGRWGQYVADFMPWLFGGWSWWAIEVVLYLVAGIIFTFTLPWVMGGLARMHHAIAQGMLGRWPSDDLAAEVRAEAAARGLAVQAEDAALRRLERDIHDGPQQRLVRLQMDLAALQRRAEAGDTDAAAELAREAQFHAKAALDEMRALSTGVAPPLLQDRGLAAALSALGAATALPVNLEVDPAVDAVSPEIARTIYFVVAELLTNAVKHSGASEVTVRAALRPATAQTQAMLDVWVLDNGHGGAHMSPGHGLEGLRDRVAGLRGILRVESPYGGPTTIGAHVPLPAPAAADAGVEVR; this is encoded by the coding sequence ATGACCACCACGACCACTGACACCGCCGTGGCGCCCCCGCAGCAGCGGGCCGCCGAGGGCTTCTGGGCCACCTACGGGCGCTGGTGGGTGAACGCGCCCGGAAGCGCGGTTTACCTGCTCGTCGTCTTCGCCCTCGCGATGACGAGCATCGGGGTGCTCGCGTCGTTCTTCTGGACCGGGATCGGCCTGCTCATCCTCGTGATCGGGCTCCCGATGGTTGCGTTGACGCTGCTGATCGCGCGCGTGTTCGGCGTCGTGGACCGATTCCTCCTGGGACTGACGGGCCTCCCGCGGGTCGCCGAGCCGGAGTGGAACCGCGACGCGCCGGACGCCGGCGGCTTCTGGATGACGCTGACCCGGCCGATCCGCAACGGCCACTACTGGTCGTACCTCGTTCACGGCATGATCGTGAACCCGATCATCTCGACGATCTCGTTCGCGCTCACCGTCACGTGGCTCAGCGTGGGCCTCGGAGGGCTGACGTACTGGTTCTGGGGTGTCTTCCTGCCGCGTGATGACGCCGGCCGTTGGGGCCAATACGTGGCGGACTTCATGCCGTGGCTGTTCGGCGGCTGGTCGTGGTGGGCGATCGAGGTCGTGCTGTACCTCGTCGCCGGCATCATCTTCACGTTCACCCTGCCGTGGGTCATGGGCGGTCTCGCCCGCATGCACCACGCGATCGCGCAGGGCATGCTCGGTCGCTGGCCGTCCGACGACCTCGCCGCCGAGGTGCGCGCCGAGGCTGCGGCCCGCGGCCTGGCCGTGCAGGCTGAGGACGCGGCGCTCCGCCGCCTCGAACGCGACATCCACGATGGCCCGCAGCAGCGCCTGGTGCGTCTCCAGATGGACCTCGCGGCCCTGCAGCGACGCGCCGAGGCAGGAGACACGGATGCCGCGGCCGAGCTCGCACGCGAGGCGCAGTTCCACGCGAAGGCGGCGCTCGACGAGATGCGCGCGCTGTCGACCGGCGTCGCACCGCCGCTGCTGCAGGACCGCGGGCTCGCAGCCGCCCTGAGCGCGCTCGGAGCCGCGACCGCGCTGCCGGTGAACCTCGAGGTCGACCCCGCCGTCGATGCGGTGAGCCCCGAGATCGCGCGCACGATCTACTTCGTGGTCGCCGAGCTCCTCACGAACGCGGTCAAGCACTCCGGCGCCTCGGAGGTGACCGTGCGCGCCGCGTTGCGGCCGGCCACCGCACAGACGCAGGCGATGCTCGACGTGTGGGTCCTCGACAACGGCCACGGCGGCGCGCACATGTCGCCGGGGCACGGGCTCGAGGGCCTGCGCGACCGGGTGGCCGGCCTGCGCGGCATCCTCCGCGTCGAGAGCCCGTACGGAGGACCGACGACGATCGGCGCGCACGTGCCGCTGCCGGCCCCGGCTGCGGCGGACGCGGGAGTGGAGGTGCGGTGA
- a CDS encoding multicopper oxidase family protein produces the protein MLHRSLSTRRRLRRPRAVTATVGALAAVGVGLSVGISGCAVFARPAPPAAGSVSFSNPLRVPPLAESTVEDGVRVFELTAAAGSTGIVPEGQTPTLGYNGSYLGPTLVAERGEIVRVDVDNQLPDTTTVHWHGMHLPAAMDGGPHNPIAPGETWSPEWMVDQPAATLWYHPHLHGITREQVDAGLAGMFLVRDDVEASLPLPHEYGVDDIPVIVQDRSFDAEGAFTGELGQFDGVLGDTILVNGTASPYLDVTTERVRLRLLNGSSARMYEFAFDDGRPFDLIATDGGLLEAPVESESIPLSPGERAEIVVTMSPGERAVLRSLAPDADLNAGSSSFDVMELRAASALDPSLELPERLADIPEPDASTADGERTFELSGHNINDRQMDMGRVDEVVTVDTSEVWRVRNDNPLPHSFHVHDTQFRVLSIDGQAPPARLAGYKDTIALEWNREYRLLVRFEDYADPTTPYMYHCHLLWHEDQGMMGQFLVVEPGQQPDLRTTPGGSDDHHDH, from the coding sequence ATGCTTCACCGATCCCTGTCAACACGCCGGCGACTCCGACGACCCCGCGCCGTCACGGCGACCGTCGGCGCCCTCGCGGCCGTGGGCGTCGGCCTCTCCGTGGGCATCTCCGGATGCGCCGTCTTCGCGCGCCCCGCGCCGCCCGCAGCCGGGAGCGTCTCGTTCTCGAACCCGCTGCGCGTGCCGCCGCTCGCCGAGTCGACGGTCGAGGACGGCGTCCGCGTGTTCGAGCTCACGGCCGCCGCGGGGTCGACCGGCATCGTCCCCGAGGGCCAGACACCGACGCTCGGCTACAACGGCTCGTACCTCGGTCCGACCCTCGTCGCCGAACGCGGTGAGATCGTGCGCGTCGACGTCGACAACCAGCTGCCCGACACGACCACCGTGCACTGGCACGGCATGCACCTGCCCGCGGCGATGGACGGCGGCCCGCACAACCCGATCGCACCGGGCGAGACGTGGTCGCCGGAGTGGATGGTCGACCAGCCTGCCGCGACGCTCTGGTACCACCCGCATCTGCACGGCATCACGCGCGAGCAGGTCGACGCGGGCCTCGCGGGCATGTTCCTCGTGCGCGACGACGTCGAGGCCTCGCTCCCGCTCCCGCACGAGTACGGCGTCGACGACATCCCCGTGATCGTGCAGGACCGTTCGTTCGACGCCGAGGGCGCCTTCACCGGCGAGCTCGGGCAGTTCGACGGCGTGCTGGGCGACACGATCCTGGTCAACGGCACGGCGTCACCGTACCTCGACGTCACAACCGAGCGCGTGCGCCTGCGACTGCTGAACGGCTCGAGCGCCCGCATGTACGAGTTCGCGTTCGACGACGGTCGCCCGTTCGACCTCATCGCGACCGACGGCGGTCTGCTCGAGGCTCCCGTCGAGTCGGAGAGCATCCCGCTCTCACCGGGTGAGCGGGCCGAGATCGTCGTGACGATGTCTCCGGGCGAGCGTGCCGTGCTCCGCTCGCTCGCGCCGGACGCGGATCTCAACGCCGGCTCGTCGTCGTTCGACGTGATGGAGCTGCGCGCGGCATCCGCTCTCGACCCGTCTCTCGAGCTTCCCGAGCGACTGGCGGACATCCCCGAGCCGGATGCCTCCACAGCCGACGGCGAGCGGACGTTCGAGCTCAGCGGCCACAACATCAACGACCGCCAGATGGACATGGGCCGCGTCGACGAGGTCGTGACCGTGGACACGAGCGAGGTGTGGCGGGTGCGCAACGACAATCCGCTGCCGCACAGCTTCCACGTGCACGACACGCAGTTCCGCGTGCTGAGCATCGACGGTCAGGCGCCGCCTGCGCGTCTGGCCGGCTACAAGGACACGATCGCGCTCGAGTGGAACCGGGAGTACCGCCTGCTCGTGCGGTTCGAGGACTACGCCGACCCGACCACACCGTACATGTACCACTGCCATCTGCTGTGGCACGAGGACCAGGGCATGATGGGACAGTTCCTGGTCGTCGAGCCGGGCCAGCAGCCCGACCTTCGCACAACACCGGGAGGATCCGATGACCACCACGACCACTGA
- a CDS encoding FMN-binding negative transcriptional regulator encodes MRQNPSFAMTDVSELRRLIDQNPWVTLVSGTDDGLVASHYAVLLDEGRDDLTIVGHVGRPDDIVHGLGRRELLVVVQGPHGYISPGWYGDTQSVPTWNFVAAHLTGVPELLSTEENLAVLDRLVARFESRMPQPRLMWQPPNDRSFIEKLEKGTVGFRLTPTRVVAKRKLSQNRSPEVVETIIAELSGDGPYADPQLAAEMRRAHDAIAAARAALEAADAGPTR; translated from the coding sequence GTGCGCCAGAACCCGTCCTTCGCGATGACCGACGTCAGCGAGCTGCGTCGGCTCATCGATCAGAACCCGTGGGTCACGCTCGTCAGCGGCACCGACGACGGACTCGTCGCCTCGCACTACGCCGTGCTGCTCGACGAGGGCCGCGACGACCTCACCATCGTGGGGCATGTCGGGCGTCCTGACGACATCGTGCACGGCCTCGGCCGGCGCGAGCTGCTCGTCGTCGTGCAGGGGCCCCACGGGTACATCTCACCCGGCTGGTACGGCGACACCCAGTCCGTCCCCACCTGGAACTTCGTGGCCGCTCACCTCACGGGCGTCCCCGAGCTGCTGTCGACCGAAGAGAATCTCGCGGTGCTCGACCGGCTCGTCGCGAGATTCGAGAGCCGGATGCCGCAGCCGAGGCTCATGTGGCAGCCGCCCAACGACCGATCGTTCATCGAGAAGCTCGAGAAGGGCACGGTCGGCTTCCGGCTGACGCCCACGCGCGTCGTCGCGAAGCGCAAGCTCAGCCAGAATAGGAGTCCCGAGGTCGTCGAGACGATCATCGCGGAGCTCTCGGGCGACGGCCCGTACGCCGATCCGCAGCTGGCAGCCGAGATGCGCCGTGCGCACGACGCGATCGCCGCGGCGCGCGCAGCACTCGAGGCCGCAGACGCGGGTCCGACCCGATGA
- a CDS encoding Dps family protein, whose amino-acid sequence MTNTHTTPATAADPTVAAAAAQFLTPLVLGLQALAVNGKQAHWNVRGANFIAIHELLDTLVAHAQDGADSAAERIVALGLPIDARVATVAEKAKKTAVGGGFTQWEDMIRAVIADMDAVIADTQAAIDGLDEIDLTSQDIAIAIKESLEKDRWFLFAHLAE is encoded by the coding sequence ATGACGAACACGCACACGACCCCCGCGACCGCTGCCGACCCGACGGTCGCTGCAGCAGCCGCACAGTTCCTCACTCCCCTCGTCCTCGGACTGCAGGCCCTCGCGGTGAACGGCAAGCAGGCCCACTGGAACGTCCGCGGTGCGAACTTCATCGCCATCCACGAGCTGCTCGACACGCTGGTCGCCCACGCGCAGGACGGCGCCGACTCCGCCGCGGAGCGCATCGTCGCCCTCGGTCTGCCGATCGACGCGCGCGTGGCGACGGTCGCCGAGAAGGCCAAGAAGACCGCTGTCGGCGGCGGCTTCACGCAGTGGGAGGACATGATCCGCGCGGTCATCGCCGACATGGACGCCGTGATCGCCGACACCCAGGCGGCCATCGACGGCCTCGACGAGATCGACCTCACGAGCCAGGACATCGCCATCGCGATCAAGGAGTCCCTCGAGAAGGATCGCTGGTTCCTCTTCGCGCACCTCGCCGAGTAG
- a CDS encoding ribose-5-phosphate isomerase produces MRIHIATDHAGLEFSTQLQHHLAGQGHDVVDHGPIEYDPVDDYPAFCIRAAQAVVRDQEAGIDALGVVFGGSGNGEQIAANKVRGVRAALVWSIATAELAREHNDANVIAIGARQHTFEEAASFIDRFISTPFSNEERHVRRIGQIAAFEADGTLEPDPRATVGEPDVLADDSSSFDPEAG; encoded by the coding sequence ATGCGCATCCACATCGCGACCGACCACGCCGGCCTCGAGTTCTCCACCCAGCTGCAGCACCATCTGGCCGGTCAGGGTCACGATGTGGTCGACCACGGACCGATCGAGTACGACCCCGTCGACGACTACCCGGCCTTCTGCATCCGTGCGGCTCAGGCGGTCGTGCGCGACCAGGAGGCGGGCATCGACGCGCTCGGCGTCGTGTTCGGCGGCTCGGGCAACGGCGAGCAGATCGCGGCCAACAAGGTGCGCGGCGTGCGGGCCGCCCTCGTGTGGAGCATCGCGACCGCCGAGCTCGCGCGCGAGCACAACGACGCGAACGTGATCGCGATCGGCGCCCGCCAGCACACGTTCGAGGAGGCCGCGTCGTTCATCGACCGGTTCATCTCGACGCCCTTCTCGAACGAGGAGCGCCACGTGCGGCGCATCGGCCAGATCGCCGCATTCGAGGCCGACGGCACGCTCGAGCCGGACCCGCGTGCGACGGTGGGCGAGCCGGACGTGCTCGCCGACGACTCGAGCTCGTTCGACCCCGAAGCCGGCTGA